Proteins found in one Herbiconiux sp. A18JL235 genomic segment:
- a CDS encoding LamB/YcsF family protein has product MPTIDLNADLGESYGAWTLGDDAAMLDVVSSANVACGFHAGDPTGLLATLRLAAARRVVVGAQVSYPDLRGFGRRDIDLPADDLFADVVYQIGALQGLAASAGTRVSYVKPHGALYNRIVHDEVQAGAVVDALVSLDPTLALVGLPDSEVSRQAEAEGLRFVPEAFADRAYRSDGTLVPRREPGAVLYDPAEIAERMRRLALEGVVTSVDGHDIALSAETICVHGDTPGAVAIARTVRAGLEQSGLTIGSFVA; this is encoded by the coding sequence ATGCCCACCATCGACCTCAACGCCGATCTCGGCGAGTCGTACGGCGCCTGGACCCTCGGCGACGACGCGGCGATGCTCGACGTCGTCTCGAGCGCGAACGTCGCCTGCGGCTTCCATGCCGGCGACCCGACGGGCCTCCTCGCCACGCTCCGCCTCGCCGCCGCCAGGCGGGTGGTCGTGGGAGCGCAGGTGTCGTACCCCGACCTGCGCGGCTTCGGGCGGCGCGACATCGACCTCCCCGCCGATGACCTCTTCGCCGACGTCGTGTACCAGATCGGCGCCCTCCAGGGCCTTGCCGCCTCGGCGGGAACACGCGTCTCCTACGTCAAACCGCACGGCGCCCTCTACAACCGCATCGTTCACGACGAGGTGCAGGCGGGGGCCGTGGTCGACGCGCTGGTCAGCCTCGACCCGACGCTCGCGCTCGTCGGCCTCCCCGACTCCGAGGTCTCGCGCCAGGCCGAGGCGGAGGGCCTCCGCTTCGTGCCGGAGGCGTTCGCCGACCGCGCCTACCGCTCCGACGGCACACTCGTCCCGCGTCGTGAGCCCGGCGCCGTGCTGTACGACCCCGCCGAGATCGCCGAGCGGATGCGCAGGCTCGCCCTCGAAGGCGTCGTCACCTCCGTCGACGGACATGACATCGCCCTGAGCGCCGAGACCATCTGCGTGCACGGAGACACACCCGGAGCCGTCGCCATAGCCCGCACCGTTCGCGCCGGCCTCGAGCAGTCGGGGCTCACGATCGGCTCCTTCGTGGCGTGA
- a CDS encoding allophanate hydrolase subunit 1 — MSAVPGPEVRRMGESALLAEFADSAQTLQAYRMLRAAARGDPAHHGVLELVPAARTVLVVIDSRRVGLVATEAWLRSAISDPASGSATASAGGVDARRPRHDALELTVRYDGPDLGAVADLLGVTVDDVIDLHTGGEWTSAFIGFAPGFAYLTASDSRLTVPRRSSPRAAVPAGSVALAAGYCGVYPARSPGGWQIIGHTDAPLWNPEAAEPALLAPGTVVRFVRAR, encoded by the coding sequence ATGAGCGCAGTCCCGGGCCCTGAGGTGCGGCGAATGGGGGAGTCGGCACTCCTCGCGGAGTTCGCCGACTCCGCCCAGACGCTGCAGGCGTATCGGATGCTGCGGGCGGCAGCCAGAGGGGACCCTGCGCACCACGGTGTGCTCGAGCTCGTTCCCGCGGCTCGCACCGTGCTCGTGGTGATCGACTCCCGGCGGGTGGGCCTTGTGGCCACGGAGGCGTGGCTGAGGTCGGCGATCTCCGACCCGGCATCCGGCTCCGCCACCGCGTCCGCAGGTGGCGTCGACGCCCGCCGACCGCGCCACGATGCCCTAGAGCTCACTGTGCGCTACGACGGGCCCGACCTCGGAGCCGTCGCCGACCTGCTCGGCGTCACCGTCGACGATGTCATCGACCTCCACACCGGCGGCGAATGGACGTCGGCCTTCATCGGTTTCGCCCCGGGATTCGCGTATCTCACCGCATCCGATTCCCGTCTCACCGTACCGCGGCGCAGCTCCCCGCGCGCCGCGGTACCCGCCGGATCGGTAGCCCTCGCCGCCGGCTATTGTGGCGTCTACCCCGCCCGGTCGCCGGGCGGCTGGCAGATCATCGGGCACACCGATGCTCCCCTCTGGAACCCCGAGGCGGCCGAGCCCGCACTTCTCGCCCCGGGCACCGTGGTGAGGTTCGTCCGTGCGAGGTGA
- a CDS encoding 6-phosphofructokinase — protein sequence MRIGILTSGGDCPGLNAVIRGAVLKGTEINGQEFVGFKDGWRGVVNGDISPLERSDVRGIAKQGGTILGTSRTNPFEGNGGPERIQETLDGLGIDAIIAIGGEGTLAAAKRLTDAGLKIVGVPKTVDNDLDATDYTFGFDTAVEIATEAMDRLRTTGDSHSRCMVAEVMGRHVGWIALHSGMAAGAHAILIPEQKTSMEQVAAWVKSAADRGRAPLVVVAEGFKPDHEDDAHSERGLDAFGRPRLGGIGERLAPIIEDMTGIETRATTLGHIQRGGVPTAYDRVLATRLGMAASDIVEAKEWGQMVALRGTDIVTVGFEEALGRLKTVPQRRYKEAAMLFG from the coding sequence ATGCGAATCGGCATCCTCACCTCCGGCGGCGACTGCCCCGGGCTGAACGCGGTCATCCGCGGAGCCGTGCTCAAGGGCACTGAGATCAACGGCCAGGAGTTCGTCGGCTTCAAAGACGGCTGGCGCGGCGTCGTGAACGGCGACATCTCGCCGCTCGAGCGCAGCGACGTGCGCGGCATCGCCAAGCAGGGAGGCACCATCCTCGGCACCTCCCGCACCAACCCGTTCGAAGGCAACGGCGGCCCCGAGCGTATCCAGGAGACCCTCGACGGCCTCGGCATCGACGCCATCATCGCCATCGGCGGGGAGGGCACCCTCGCCGCGGCCAAGCGGCTGACGGATGCGGGGCTCAAGATCGTGGGCGTCCCCAAGACCGTCGACAACGATCTCGACGCCACCGACTACACCTTCGGGTTCGACACCGCCGTCGAGATCGCCACCGAGGCGATGGACCGCCTGCGCACCACGGGCGACTCGCACAGCCGCTGCATGGTCGCCGAGGTGATGGGCCGCCACGTCGGCTGGATCGCCCTGCACTCCGGCATGGCGGCCGGCGCCCACGCCATCCTCATCCCCGAGCAGAAGACCAGCATGGAGCAGGTCGCCGCCTGGGTGAAGAGCGCCGCAGACCGCGGCCGCGCTCCGCTCGTCGTGGTGGCGGAGGGCTTCAAGCCCGATCACGAAGACGACGCGCACTCCGAGCGCGGTCTCGATGCCTTCGGCCGCCCGCGCCTGGGCGGCATCGGCGAGCGTCTCGCCCCCATCATCGAAGACATGACGGGCATCGAGACGCGCGCCACCACGCTCGGTCACATCCAGCGGGGTGGCGTGCCCACCGCCTACGACCGGGTGCTCGCGACGCGACTCGGCATGGCGGCGAGCGACATCGTCGAGGCGAAGGAGTGGGGCCAGATGGTCGCGCTGCGCGGCACCGACATCGTCACCGTCGGCTTCGAGGAGGCGCTCGGCCGCCTGAAGACTGTGCCTCAGCGCCGGTACAAAGAGGCGGCGATGCTCTTCGGCTGA
- a CDS encoding DUF885 domain-containing protein → MSSPAERPQTEIDRIAERWVDTLVELRPVIGTYIGRTEVNHLYGDLSPEGHAREIAAVSSTLAELARAEAVDAVDEVTKADLSAELRLTLASSDARLHLRDLNVIDSPSQHIREVFDLMPTGAVDDWAVVARRLSAVEEAVDGYIVTLREGMREGVTPARRQVTEVLAQVRKNSGPGNFFSTLVAGAAPTEGELPASLKADLERAADTAAESYSKLAQFLENELAPAATLDDAVGREQYALQSRRFLGATIDLDETYEWGIEELGRMVREQEAIAEEILPGASVAEAIAHLDGDQSRKLHGTAALQAWMQETSDRAVAELGATHFDIPAEIRTLECMIAPTTEGGIYYTGPTDDFSRPGRMWWSVPEGVTEFDTWRELTTVYHEGMPGHHLQIGQAVYNRATLNTWRRQLAGTSGHAEGWALYAERLMEELGYLDDPADRLGMLDGQRMRAARVVLDIGVHLGKPRLDGSGVWDAEYALDFMRQNVNMDDAFIRFEVNRYLGWPGQAPSYKVGQRIWEELRDTLRTRQKEAFSSKEFHRRALDLGGVGLDTLRTTLLG, encoded by the coding sequence ATGAGCAGCCCCGCCGAACGCCCCCAGACCGAGATCGACCGCATCGCCGAGCGCTGGGTCGACACCCTCGTCGAACTCCGGCCGGTGATCGGCACCTACATCGGGCGCACCGAGGTGAACCATCTCTACGGCGACCTCTCACCCGAGGGTCACGCGCGCGAGATCGCCGCCGTCTCCTCCACCCTCGCCGAGCTGGCGAGGGCCGAGGCCGTCGATGCCGTCGACGAGGTCACCAAAGCCGATCTCTCCGCCGAGCTGCGGCTCACCCTCGCGAGCTCCGACGCGCGGCTGCACCTGCGCGACCTCAATGTCATCGACTCGCCCAGCCAGCACATCCGCGAGGTCTTCGACCTCATGCCGACAGGCGCCGTCGACGACTGGGCGGTCGTGGCCAGGCGGCTCAGCGCGGTGGAGGAGGCGGTCGACGGCTACATCGTCACCCTGCGCGAGGGCATGCGCGAGGGCGTGACCCCGGCCCGTCGACAGGTCACCGAGGTGCTCGCCCAGGTGCGCAAGAACTCGGGTCCCGGGAACTTCTTCAGCACCCTCGTCGCGGGGGCAGCCCCCACCGAGGGCGAGCTGCCCGCGTCGCTGAAGGCCGATCTCGAGCGCGCGGCCGACACGGCAGCGGAGTCGTACTCCAAGCTCGCCCAGTTCCTCGAGAACGAGCTCGCTCCCGCCGCCACCCTCGACGACGCCGTCGGCCGCGAGCAGTACGCCCTGCAATCCCGGCGCTTCCTCGGGGCCACCATCGACCTCGACGAGACCTACGAGTGGGGCATCGAGGAGCTCGGCCGCATGGTGCGCGAGCAGGAGGCCATCGCGGAGGAGATCCTCCCGGGCGCCTCCGTGGCCGAGGCCATCGCCCACCTCGATGGCGACCAGAGCCGCAAGCTGCACGGCACAGCGGCCCTCCAGGCCTGGATGCAGGAGACCAGCGACCGCGCCGTGGCCGAGCTCGGTGCCACCCACTTCGACATCCCCGCCGAGATCCGCACCCTGGAATGCATGATCGCCCCCACCACAGAGGGCGGCATCTACTACACCGGCCCCACCGACGACTTCTCGCGCCCCGGCCGCATGTGGTGGTCGGTTCCCGAGGGCGTCACGGAGTTCGACACCTGGCGCGAGCTCACCACCGTCTATCACGAGGGTATGCCCGGCCATCACCTGCAGATCGGCCAGGCCGTCTACAACCGCGCGACGCTCAACACCTGGCGGCGCCAGCTCGCCGGCACCAGCGGGCATGCCGAGGGCTGGGCACTCTACGCCGAACGCCTCATGGAGGAGCTCGGGTACCTCGACGACCCTGCCGACCGGCTCGGCATGCTCGACGGGCAACGCATGCGCGCCGCACGCGTGGTGCTCGACATCGGCGTGCACCTCGGCAAGCCGCGACTCGACGGCTCCGGGGTGTGGGATGCGGAGTACGCCCTCGACTTCATGCGCCAGAACGTGAACATGGACGACGCCTTCATCCGCTTCGAGGTCAACCGCTACCTCGGCTGGCCCGGGCAGGCCCCGAGCTACAAGGTCGGCCAGCGCATCTGGGAAGAGCTGCGCGACACCCTCCGCACCCGGCAGAAGGAGGCCTTCTCGTCGAAGGAGTTCCACCGCCGCGCCCTCGACCTCGGCGGCGTCGGCCTCGACACCCTCCGCACCACCCTCCTGGGCTGA
- the rpsA gene encoding 30S ribosomal protein S1 translates to MTIATTDKATKQVAINDIGSAEDFLAAVEKTLKFFNDGDLIEGTVVKIDRDEVLLDVGYKTEGVIPSRELSIKHDVDPSEVVQVGDSVEALVLQKEDKEGRLILSKKRAQYERAWGDVEKIKDADGVVTGSVIEVVKGGLIVDIGLRGFLPASLIELRRVRDLTPYLGQEIEAKILELDKNRNNVVLSRRALLEQTQSESRTTFLNNLQKGQVRKGVVSSIVNFGAFVDLGGVDGLVHVSELSWKHIEHASEVVEVGQEVTVEILEVDLDRERVSLSLKATQEDPWQVFARTHAIGQVAPGKVTKLVPFGAFVRVAEGIEGLVHISELSGKHVELAEQVVSVGDEVFVKVIDIDLERRRISLSLKQANEGVDPEGTEFDPALYGMLTEYDEQGNYKFPEGFDPETNEWKEGFDAQRERWEQEYAEAQARWEAHKKQVAASNAEALASDIPSGSSSFSSESTGAGTLADDETLAALREKLSSNN, encoded by the coding sequence ATGACAATCGCAACGACCGACAAGGCAACCAAGCAGGTCGCCATCAATGACATCGGATCTGCTGAAGACTTCCTCGCCGCGGTCGAAAAGACTCTGAAATTCTTCAACGACGGAGACCTCATCGAAGGCACCGTGGTGAAGATCGACCGCGACGAGGTCCTCCTCGACGTCGGTTACAAGACGGAGGGCGTCATCCCTTCGCGTGAGCTTTCCATCAAGCACGACGTCGACCCGAGCGAAGTTGTCCAGGTCGGCGACAGTGTCGAGGCCCTCGTTCTCCAGAAGGAGGACAAGGAAGGCCGTCTCATCCTGTCGAAGAAGCGCGCCCAGTACGAGCGCGCCTGGGGCGACGTCGAGAAGATCAAGGACGCCGACGGCGTGGTGACCGGTTCGGTCATCGAGGTCGTCAAGGGTGGCCTCATCGTCGACATCGGCCTCCGCGGCTTCCTCCCGGCCTCGCTCATCGAGCTCCGCCGCGTGCGCGACCTCACCCCGTACCTGGGCCAGGAGATCGAGGCGAAGATCCTCGAGCTCGACAAGAACCGCAACAACGTGGTTCTGTCGCGCCGGGCCCTGCTCGAGCAGACCCAGTCGGAGAGCCGCACCACCTTCCTCAACAACCTCCAGAAGGGCCAGGTCCGCAAGGGCGTCGTCTCGTCGATCGTCAACTTCGGCGCGTTCGTCGACCTGGGCGGCGTCGACGGTCTCGTCCACGTCTCCGAGCTCTCCTGGAAGCACATCGAGCACGCCTCCGAGGTCGTCGAGGTGGGCCAGGAGGTCACCGTCGAGATCCTCGAGGTCGACCTCGACCGCGAGCGCGTGTCGCTCTCGCTGAAGGCCACCCAGGAAGACCCGTGGCAGGTGTTCGCCCGTACCCACGCCATCGGCCAGGTCGCACCCGGAAAGGTCACCAAGCTGGTGCCGTTCGGTGCGTTCGTGCGCGTCGCCGAGGGCATCGAGGGTCTGGTGCACATCTCCGAGCTCTCCGGCAAGCACGTCGAGCTGGCCGAGCAGGTCGTCTCGGTGGGCGACGAGGTGTTCGTCAAGGTCATCGACATCGACCTCGAGCGTCGCCGCATCTCGCTGAGCCTCAAGCAGGCCAACGAGGGTGTCGACCCCGAGGGCACCGAGTTCGACCCCGCCCTCTACGGCATGCTCACCGAGTACGACGAGCAGGGCAACTACAAGTTCCCGGAGGGCTTCGACCCCGAGACGAACGAGTGGAAAGAGGGCTTCGACGCTCAGCGCGAGAGGTGGGAGCAGGAGTACGCCGAGGCCCAGGCTCGCTGGGAGGCTCACAAGAAGCAGGTCGCGGCGTCCAACGCCGAGGCCCTGGCGAGCGACATCCCTTCGGGTTCCTCCTCGTTCTCGAGCGAGTCGACCGGCGCCGGCACCCTCGCCGACGACGAGACCCTCGCCGCTCTGCGCGAGAAGCTCAGCTCGAACAACTGA
- a CDS encoding DUF4166 domain-containing protein: MAFAPRSPYELTAGSMLDDLHPVVRKYVAPVPAGHRGYGHGVFEVVGSPRRWLRPLLTVLAAQNIAFPVWEKNVPFTVVNAPLVDRDGRTAVLAVRRFHLASGPATMIDAITTERADADGLVDHLGTHRLLRARLSARVVRGELHLQSTAFELRLGSRVIEIPALVAPQVTVVDRYDDTADGGEGAQRVTVRVDAPLLGRLYEYTGTFHYELRPEASDAGAPEATGTHDATGTESGGPATSVTDGSHS, encoded by the coding sequence GTGGCATTCGCACCACGTTCCCCGTACGAGCTCACCGCCGGGTCGATGCTCGACGACCTGCACCCGGTGGTGAGGAAGTACGTCGCCCCCGTGCCCGCCGGGCACCGCGGCTACGGCCACGGGGTGTTCGAGGTCGTCGGCAGTCCCCGTCGCTGGCTGCGGCCCCTGCTCACAGTGCTCGCCGCCCAGAACATCGCCTTCCCCGTCTGGGAGAAGAACGTTCCCTTCACCGTGGTGAACGCACCTCTTGTCGACCGCGACGGCCGCACCGCCGTGCTCGCCGTGCGGCGTTTCCACCTCGCCTCGGGCCCGGCCACCATGATCGACGCGATCACCACCGAGAGGGCAGACGCTGACGGCCTCGTCGACCATCTCGGCACCCACCGCCTCCTGCGGGCGCGACTCTCGGCGCGGGTGGTTCGCGGAGAGCTGCACCTGCAGTCGACGGCGTTCGAGCTGAGGCTCGGCAGCCGGGTCATCGAGATTCCCGCTCTCGTCGCACCGCAGGTGACGGTGGTCGACCGCTACGACGACACCGCCGACGGCGGCGAGGGCGCGCAGCGGGTGACCGTGAGGGTCGACGCCCCTCTCCTCGGCCGCCTCTATGAATACACCGGCACCTTCCACTACGAACTGCGCCCCGAGGCATCCGATGCCGGAGCTCCCGAAGCGACGGGAACCCACGACGCGACCGGCACGGAGTCAGGCGGCCCCGCCACCTCGGTCACCGACGGCTCACACTCATGA
- a CDS encoding DNA polymerase Y family protein codes for MNALRTMVVWCPDWPVVATAAAHGLQPDERIAVIDKGLVYACSEAARNEGVRRGLRLREAQSRCTGLRDLPLDPVQINRAFEPFIAALEDMSPQVQVMRAGSCALRARGPRRFYDGEHPAALAFLERFAELGVTDARVGVADGLFAAEQAARLPGVDLIRIVPEGASPRFLAELPLHALHEEELQLLLWRLGIRTLGDFAALPAADVRARFGEPGARAHAKAGGADPRLVVPRVPPEVRESVSLFEPPLERIDQITFSIRAEADRFVDELAAARLVCTELVVHLETERGEVRERSWLHPRWFSASDVVDRVRWQLQGGSTIESVLSAPVNRVRLVAETVDDSSAHETGLWGSGSEERIHHGLSRVQSIVGHEGVLTATIGDGRSPRERQKLVPWGDSLAPRRPKDAAGAGRSVAARARSRAARGQTGVEQGEKPTWPGSLPPPLPTTVFEVRRQILLVTEDGVVIDIDDSGELLGEPARFAASASHRDLRPVVAWAGPWPMAERWWDAASARRVDRLQVVDAEGTAWLLALEHHLWWAEARYD; via the coding sequence ATGAACGCGCTCAGAACGATGGTGGTGTGGTGTCCCGACTGGCCCGTGGTGGCCACGGCGGCCGCCCACGGCCTGCAGCCCGACGAGCGCATCGCGGTGATCGACAAGGGGCTCGTCTACGCCTGTTCCGAAGCCGCGAGGAACGAGGGAGTGCGCCGGGGGCTGCGGCTGCGGGAGGCCCAGTCCAGGTGCACGGGCTTGCGTGACCTCCCGCTCGACCCGGTGCAGATCAACCGGGCCTTCGAGCCGTTCATCGCCGCACTCGAAGACATGAGTCCGCAGGTGCAGGTGATGCGGGCGGGCAGCTGTGCCCTGAGGGCGCGAGGGCCGCGGCGGTTCTACGACGGCGAGCATCCTGCGGCGCTCGCGTTCCTCGAGCGGTTCGCCGAGCTCGGCGTCACCGACGCCCGGGTGGGGGTCGCCGACGGTCTGTTCGCCGCCGAACAGGCGGCCCGCCTGCCCGGGGTCGACCTCATCCGCATCGTGCCCGAGGGCGCCTCCCCCCGCTTCCTCGCCGAGCTGCCTCTGCACGCTCTGCACGAGGAGGAGCTGCAGCTGTTGCTCTGGCGGCTCGGCATCCGCACCTTGGGCGACTTCGCCGCGCTCCCCGCCGCCGACGTGCGTGCACGTTTCGGTGAGCCGGGGGCGCGAGCCCACGCCAAGGCGGGAGGTGCCGATCCGCGACTCGTGGTTCCCCGCGTTCCTCCCGAGGTCAGGGAGAGTGTGAGTCTGTTCGAACCTCCCCTCGAACGCATCGACCAGATCACCTTCAGCATCAGGGCGGAGGCCGACCGCTTCGTCGACGAGCTGGCCGCGGCGCGACTGGTGTGCACCGAGCTGGTGGTGCACCTCGAGACCGAACGCGGAGAGGTCCGGGAGCGCAGCTGGCTGCACCCGCGGTGGTTCAGCGCAAGCGACGTGGTCGACCGGGTGAGGTGGCAGCTGCAGGGCGGCAGCACGATCGAGAGTGTGCTCTCGGCACCGGTGAACCGGGTGAGGCTGGTCGCCGAGACCGTCGACGACAGCTCGGCCCACGAGACCGGCCTGTGGGGTTCCGGTTCGGAGGAGCGCATCCATCACGGGCTCTCCCGGGTGCAGAGCATCGTGGGGCACGAGGGGGTTCTCACCGCGACCATCGGCGACGGCCGCTCACCTCGTGAGCGGCAGAAGCTGGTGCCCTGGGGCGACAGCCTCGCACCGCGGCGGCCGAAAGATGCTGCGGGTGCGGGGCGCTCCGTCGCCGCTCGGGCCAGAAGCCGGGCGGCCCGCGGGCAGACGGGGGTCGAGCAGGGCGAGAAGCCGACCTGGCCGGGCAGTCTGCCACCGCCGTTGCCGACGACGGTCTTCGAGGTGCGGAGGCAGATCCTCCTGGTCACCGAAGACGGGGTCGTCATCGACATCGACGACAGCGGGGAGCTGCTCGGCGAGCCCGCGCGGTTCGCCGCCTCGGCCTCCCATCGCGACCTGCGCCCTGTCGTGGCCTGGGCCGGCCCGTGGCCGATGGCCGAACGGTGGTGGGACGCAGCTTCCGCGCGCCGGGTCGACCGTCTGCAGGTGGTCGATGCGGAGGGCACCGCGTGGCTGCTCGCGCTCGAGCACCACCTGTGGTGGGCGGAGGCGCGTTATGACTGA
- a CDS encoding biotin-dependent carboxyltransferase family protein, translating to MRGESVLEVLATGPFALVQDRGRAGHAHLGVTGSGAADRAAAAAANRLVGNLPDAAVIEMVSGGLSLRVTGTVLLATAGAPGTVRVDRGSVPQTAPRLTGRRVRIPVQYPVGWSVTAFAGDVVTVLPPERGLRSYLAVRGGVAVERVLGSRSTDVLSGLGPAPLAPGDRLPLGDENGAWPAADFIPPALPRDGASAASLHIVRGPRDDWFGDDGWRRLLEQPWVVGVESNRVGVRLEGAHPLEREVLWREVELPSEGMVAGAVQVPPGGELVVFGRDHPVTGGYPVIGVIDEPSLDLIAQLRPGDQVRFGDQPKSIAASLYRR from the coding sequence GTGCGAGGTGAGTCGGTGCTCGAGGTGCTGGCGACCGGCCCGTTCGCGCTCGTGCAGGATCGTGGCCGGGCCGGTCACGCCCATCTCGGTGTCACGGGATCGGGCGCGGCGGATCGAGCGGCAGCCGCTGCCGCGAACCGACTCGTCGGCAACCTCCCCGACGCGGCGGTGATCGAGATGGTGTCCGGCGGTCTCAGCCTGCGGGTCACCGGAACGGTGCTGCTCGCGACCGCCGGAGCGCCAGGAACGGTGCGGGTCGATCGCGGATCGGTGCCCCAGACCGCTCCGCGGCTGACCGGTCGCCGCGTGCGGATACCGGTGCAGTACCCGGTCGGCTGGTCGGTCACGGCGTTCGCGGGCGATGTGGTCACAGTGCTCCCGCCCGAGCGGGGTCTCCGCAGCTATCTCGCGGTGCGCGGCGGGGTCGCCGTCGAGCGCGTGCTCGGAAGCCGGTCGACGGATGTGCTCAGCGGCCTGGGCCCTGCACCGCTCGCACCGGGTGACAGGCTGCCGCTCGGCGACGAGAACGGCGCCTGGCCGGCCGCCGACTTCATTCCCCCCGCCCTCCCACGAGACGGTGCATCGGCAGCGTCGCTGCACATCGTCCGCGGTCCGCGTGACGATTGGTTCGGCGACGACGGATGGCGGCGCCTGCTCGAGCAACCGTGGGTCGTCGGGGTGGAGTCGAATCGCGTCGGGGTGCGGCTCGAGGGTGCGCATCCGCTCGAGCGCGAGGTGCTGTGGCGCGAGGTCGAGCTGCCCAGCGAGGGGATGGTCGCCGGTGCGGTGCAGGTGCCCCCGGGAGGCGAGCTCGTCGTGTTCGGTCGCGATCATCCGGTGACGGGCGGGTACCCGGTGATTGGGGTGATCGACGAGCCGTCGCTCGACCTGATCGCCCAGCTCAGACCGGGCGACCAGGTGCGGTTCGGCGATCAGCCGAAGAGCATCGCCGCCTCTTTGTACCGGCGCTGA
- a CDS encoding epimerase, which yields MTAPRPRRVVLAGASGFIGARIAEAYRDQGAEVVLIGRTGPDALWGDQKAIAALVDGADLLVNMAGKSVDCRYDAANRAEIFRSRLDTTRALHEAVAQAQNPPRLWVNASTATIYRHADDRPMTESLGEIGQGFSVNVATSWEEEFFRGTLPGTRRVALRMAIVLGDGSALAPIRRLARFGLGGPQLDGRWPATRARLAAGTYHRYRPRTRGGRQRFSWIHLDDVVGIIRFLEDHPELEGPVNAASPNPTDNRTFMASVRRAVGARFGLPTWRWMLEFGSAVIRTETELVLKSRWVVPERLQSAGYTFLHPHHDEALTAIIGGHSAPRDTAPALGKIGP from the coding sequence ATGACCGCACCCCGACCCCGCCGCGTCGTGCTCGCCGGCGCCTCCGGTTTCATCGGCGCCCGCATCGCCGAGGCCTACCGCGACCAGGGGGCGGAGGTCGTCCTCATCGGCCGTACCGGCCCCGACGCGCTCTGGGGAGACCAGAAGGCCATCGCCGCCCTCGTCGACGGCGCAGATCTGCTCGTCAACATGGCGGGCAAGAGCGTCGACTGTCGGTACGACGCCGCGAACCGGGCCGAGATCTTCCGTTCTCGCCTCGACACCACCCGCGCCCTGCACGAGGCGGTGGCACAGGCGCAGAATCCGCCGCGCCTGTGGGTGAATGCCTCCACCGCCACCATCTACCGCCACGCCGACGATCGCCCGATGACGGAGTCGCTCGGCGAGATCGGCCAGGGCTTCTCCGTGAACGTGGCGACCAGCTGGGAGGAGGAGTTCTTCCGCGGCACCCTCCCGGGCACCCGCCGGGTCGCCTTGCGCATGGCGATCGTGCTCGGCGACGGCAGTGCGCTCGCACCCATCCGCCGTCTCGCCCGCTTCGGCCTCGGCGGCCCTCAGCTCGACGGTCGCTGGCCGGCCACCCGCGCGCGTCTCGCCGCCGGCACCTACCATCGCTACCGCCCCCGCACGCGCGGCGGTCGGCAGCGGTTCAGCTGGATCCACCTCGACGACGTGGTCGGCATCATCCGCTTCCTCGAAGACCACCCCGAGCTCGAGGGCCCCGTGAACGCCGCGTCCCCGAACCCCACCGACAACCGCACCTTCATGGCCTCGGTGCGCCGCGCCGTCGGCGCCCGCTTCGGGCTGCCCACCTGGCGATGGATGCTCGAATTCGGCTCGGCCGTCATCCGTACCGAGACCGAGCTGGTGCTGAAGAGCCGCTGGGTCGTGCCCGAGCGCCTCCAGTCCGCCGGCTACACCTTCCTCCACCCTCACCATGACGAAGCCCTCACCGCGATCATCGGCGGTCACAGCGCCCCACGTGACACCGCTCCGGCCCTCGGTAAAATCGGCCCATGA
- the coaE gene encoding dephospho-CoA kinase, whose amino-acid sequence MNVIGLTGGIAAGKSTVAKRFADHGAIVIDADRLAREAVEPGTAGLAAIADRFGASVIAADGTLDRAALGAIVFSDESARLDLNGITHPAVAQLLNDRLSEIAERDPDAVVVYDVPLLAETGGRRGGQFGLIVVVEAPAEQRIDRLVDLRGMSREEAARRVGSQASDAERRALADIVIDSGGSLDETLRQVDDAWPTLLAHARKG is encoded by the coding sequence GTGAACGTGATCGGGCTCACCGGGGGTATCGCCGCCGGCAAATCGACTGTGGCCAAGAGATTCGCCGACCACGGAGCCATCGTCATCGATGCCGACCGGCTCGCGCGCGAGGCGGTGGAGCCCGGCACCGCGGGCCTCGCGGCCATCGCCGACCGGTTCGGCGCATCCGTCATCGCCGCCGACGGCACCCTCGACCGCGCGGCACTCGGGGCCATCGTGTTCTCCGACGAGAGCGCGCGGCTCGATCTCAACGGCATCACGCATCCGGCCGTCGCGCAGCTGCTCAACGACCGACTCTCCGAGATCGCCGAGCGCGACCCGGATGCGGTCGTCGTCTACGACGTCCCCCTCCTCGCCGAGACGGGCGGCCGGCGCGGCGGCCAGTTCGGCCTCATCGTCGTCGTCGAGGCTCCGGCCGAGCAACGCATCGACCGCCTCGTCGACCTCAGGGGCATGTCCCGCGAGGAAGCGGCGCGACGGGTGGGTTCGCAGGCCTCCGACGCCGAGCGGCGGGCCCTCGCCGACATCGTCATCGACTCCGGTGGATCGCTCGACGAGACGCTCCGGCAGGTCGACGATGCCTGGCCCACCCTGCTCGCGCACGCGAGAAAGGGCTGA